TATATTATTTTTCTTGTTTACAGGGTTCATCGATCACATTGAATGATAAAgatgcctacatgtatatcaatgctTTGGGTCGCCTACCATATCGAGTAATATTCCGGCATATGGAAAATATGACCCATAATGTTAGCAACCATATCAAAATTGTACAATGGATGCCTCAAAATGATTTATTAGGTTTGTATTGATTTGTGTCTCCACTTTTGACTGTTTTATTCTACTGAGCGAGTTACTATTTGGATTTATAGCTGAACTAAAATGCTGTAtgtcaaaaaaatataaattgctatcttcagtagatagcagtgaaatATCATACAATCACAACTCACAAGAGCCAAAGTTGACACGAGATGCCTATCAAAGTaattgttatgtttttgttttgtttgtttgtttgtttgtttgtttgtactgTTTGGTAGTTGTCTCATGTATTGATCCGCTGCAtgctattttgttgttgttgttgttgttttctaagGATTTTCACAGCAGCATCATAATTTAAATAAACTTATCTTTTTAAAGAGGGTCCAATCGCATgcacgtgtaggcctacattttcagtATAGATATTATGATTTTGATTTGAACGCTTTTGCGCGCAAAATAATGGTCTACcgtggttgattgattgattgattgattgattgattgattgattgattgattgatttttacaTTACACCAGGTCATCCCAGGACAAAACTATTCATCGGTCATGCTGGTCTCAACGGCATATACGAAGCTCTTTACAACGCCATACCGATGGTTCTGATTCCGCATGGCTTAGATCAAAATGATAACGCAGTAAGAATGTGTAAAAAGGGTGTTGCTTTGTGCCTTGATAGGCAGAACTTGGACGAAAATAAACTACACGATGCCATCGTTGAGGTGCTAAGTCAAAAAAGGTAGGTTTAGTAATAAAAATGCGATTTTATTTCACGGAAGCGCatgatttttctttaaaaattaatgcAAACTTATCCCTTGTATGCCGGGATATTGTATATCTTGAGTTTGCGACAAACATAGAGCAGCAATGTGAGATTATGTCCTTGTTACTTGTTGCCTCGGCTGAAACATTTGAGTGGCGCCACGAGATTTTTATGTCGGCTGAAAAACCTTAGGGGTTGCTACGACACCTCCCCTTcgttagtgctatcttcagtaaatagcagtgAATTTCCTTTCATAACAATAAGGTAGTTTACTATATGAAGTTGAATAGGTATAGTCAACTAATCATTATGTTTGGTTGGTCCCAAAGGTCCGATTTCTCGAGTAggtgatgtacgatgtgaaattAGGCCTACAGGTAAGCACGGACTAATTGTGCTTAATTAAGCCTGATGGTTTAAGCACGACCACCAGCCATGGTTCGAGAAACCGGTCCGCAAAATCTTTgtaatttgctgtttttgtcgcGGAAAGGGTATTGTGAAATCACTTTTCCAATGTGAAGAAATCAGACCTAAAGTCACAATGTATAAGAAATAAGTTCCTCTTATAATATTCAATGAATTGTTTTATATATGTTTTCCGAATTTCAGATATAAGGATGCGGCTGAACACTGGTCCAATCTCCACAAAGACCAGCCTTTAACACCTCGAGAAAGAGCTGTATTTTGGATCGAACATGTTCTCAAATACGGGGGTGCTCATCTCAGACCGCATGGGTTTGACATGAACTTTGTCCAATATCATACGTTGGATGTTGGTATTTTGATTGTTGCTTTTGTTACGTTATTTGTTGCTATTGTCACTACTTGCTGTGTAAAAGGTTACAAAATGATTGCTCATCGAACATATTTTAAGCAGAAGCAAAGCTAGATGTACGAGCAGACAAGCTCATAATCCCGGGCAAGTAATGCAATATTCATCATGACCCATTATGACACGGCAGGGACACATGTAGCTCGAagggggtctccccgtcagtctgaAATACCATCAGTCcgatgtttagggttagggttatgattagatttagggttagggttaggtttaggtttagagttaaggttaagtttagggttagtgttagggttaggtttagggtcagCGTTAGGCTTCATAAAATtaggactagcggtggttcggattcggactgacagggtttcggactgacggggtgtaacCGCTCGAAGTGAGTAGACTGTATaaactatattatattatattattgatcATACAAATCTAGAAATATTATATATCAGTGCAAATCCAGAAATATTATATATCAGTTattttaattaatatattaattaaaggagtatttcgtgatcctagcatcctctttttatgacatttttcagtacatatccacgaaaaaagcatattccaaaaat
Above is a genomic segment from Amphiura filiformis chromosome 17, Afil_fr2py, whole genome shotgun sequence containing:
- the LOC140136854 gene encoding UDP-glucuronosyltransferase 2B20-like, encoding MLVNPFGQCEYLLHCYLGIPFVVFTPAMRFPTFNEDIFRVPAPMSYVPGTMTGFSDDMSLFQRTVNFITRTVLQSIISHYMISSYDTLKEEQGLCPGTSLLELNRKADLWLVNADVAGDFPLPATPNIISIGGLMNEPAKPLKPELKMFVEDHEMNGVILVSMGSSITLNDKDAYMYINALGRLPYRVIFRHMENMTHNVSNHIKIVQWMPQNDLLGHPRTKLFIGHAGLNGIYEALYNAIPMVLIPHGLDQNDNAVRMCKKGVALCLDRQNLDENKLHDAIVEVLSQKRYKDAAEHWSNLHKDQPLTPRERAVFWIEHVLKYGGAHLRPHGFDMNFVQYHTLDVGILIVAFVTLFVAIVTTCCVKGYKMIAHRTYFKQKQS